One genomic region from Cucumis melo cultivar AY chromosome 9, USDA_Cmelo_AY_1.0, whole genome shotgun sequence encodes:
- the LOC103482729 gene encoding protein LURP-one-related 4-like isoform X1: MIMEAHKVFGKEDRIFCPKWLKVPFSPISLFFGGEAACFPCMTADSEAETFTLWMKSLIMQGNGLTVFNGNGQIVFRIDNYDEKSRREVSLMDLGGRLLFTLRRKSIWFVCDWEGFKEDGNVNTEERKPFFRVKKVLGFSRKLSCDVKFYGDESQASLCYRFEGLRGKTTFRILDNRGGLVAEAKRKQSSIGVLLGEDVLSLVLVQTNLDHSLLMALVTVYLLIQHRI, translated from the exons ATGATCATGGAGGCCCATAAAGTTTTTGGGAAAGAAGATAGAATCTTCTGTCCTAAATGGCTAAAAGTTCCATTTTCAccaatttctcttttctttggTGGTGAAGCTGCTTGTTTTCCTTGTATGACAGCTGATTCAGAGGCAGAAACTTTCACTCTATGGATGAAGTCTCTTATCATGCAGGGAAATGGTCTAACAGTTTTCAATGGAAATGGTCAGATTGTTTTTCGCATCGACAATTACGATGAGAAGAGCAGAAGGGAAGTTTCTTTGATGGATCTTGGAGGGAGACTTCTCTTCACGCTACGTCGAAAG AGTATATGGTTTGTGTGTGATTGGGAAGGATTTAAAGAGGATGGTAATGTAAATACAGAGGAAAGAAAACCATTCTTTAGAGTGAAAAAGGTTCTCGGATTTAGTAGAAAGTTAAGCTGTGATGTAAAATTTTATGGAGATGAATCTCAGGCAAGTTTGTGCTATAGATTCGAAGGGTTGAGGGGCAAAACAACTTTCAGAATATTAGACAATCGTGGAGGTCTTGTCGCAGAG GCAAAGAGAAAGCAATCATCTATAGGGGTTCTATTGGGAGAAGATGTTTTGAGTTTGGTCCTAGTACAGACTAATTTAGACCATTCCCTTCTCATGGCTCTTGTGACTGTTTACCTATTGATTCAACACAGAATATGA
- the LOC103482729 gene encoding protein LURP-one-related 4-like isoform X2: MIMEAHKVFGKEDRIFCPKWLKVPFSPISLFFGGEAACFPCMTADSEAETFTLWMKSLIMQGNGLTVFNGNGQIVFRIDNYDEKSRREVSLMDLGGRLLFTLRRKSIWFVCDWEGFKEDGNVNTEERKPFFRVKKVLGFSRKLSCDVKFYGDESQASLCYRFEGLRGKTTFRILDNRGGLVAEFFPLIWRKEAVKSDETK, from the exons ATGATCATGGAGGCCCATAAAGTTTTTGGGAAAGAAGATAGAATCTTCTGTCCTAAATGGCTAAAAGTTCCATTTTCAccaatttctcttttctttggTGGTGAAGCTGCTTGTTTTCCTTGTATGACAGCTGATTCAGAGGCAGAAACTTTCACTCTATGGATGAAGTCTCTTATCATGCAGGGAAATGGTCTAACAGTTTTCAATGGAAATGGTCAGATTGTTTTTCGCATCGACAATTACGATGAGAAGAGCAGAAGGGAAGTTTCTTTGATGGATCTTGGAGGGAGACTTCTCTTCACGCTACGTCGAAAG AGTATATGGTTTGTGTGTGATTGGGAAGGATTTAAAGAGGATGGTAATGTAAATACAGAGGAAAGAAAACCATTCTTTAGAGTGAAAAAGGTTCTCGGATTTAGTAGAAAGTTAAGCTGTGATGTAAAATTTTATGGAGATGAATCTCAGGCAAGTTTGTGCTATAGATTCGAAGGGTTGAGGGGCAAAACAACTTTCAGAATATTAGACAATCGTGGAGGTCTTGTCGCAGAG TTTTTCCCACTCATTTGGAGAAAAGAAGCGGTGAAAAGTGATGAAACGAAGTAA